A window from Limosilactobacillus panis encodes these proteins:
- a CDS encoding recombinase family protein encodes MIIGYARVSKDDQNLNRQIDQLTAYGAEKIIQEKFTGTRQKRPGITQLLQTIRAHDVVVVESISRLGRNTLDILNLIQLLHQKQIKFVSLKEQMDTETPTGRAMLQMMSVIAELERNLLADRVKEGIAASCKRGVTVGRPRIAQEKLDIAIRMYQSGDYSVKEILATNQISSGTFYREVNRLKLKKLKRKNEQPH; translated from the coding sequence ATGATTATTGGATATGCCCGCGTTTCAAAAGACGATCAGAACCTTAATCGCCAAATCGATCAATTAACGGCCTATGGTGCCGAAAAAATCATTCAAGAAAAGTTTACTGGAACCCGACAAAAAAGACCCGGAATTACCCAGCTTCTCCAGACCATTCGGGCTCACGATGTTGTGGTCGTTGAAAGCATTTCCCGGTTGGGCCGCAATACGTTGGATATTTTAAATTTGATTCAATTACTGCACCAAAAACAAATTAAGTTTGTTTCTTTAAAGGAGCAGATGGACACCGAAACACCTACCGGTCGGGCCATGCTGCAAATGATGAGTGTGATTGCAGAACTGGAGCGGAATCTACTGGCTGATCGAGTAAAGGAGGGGATTGCGGCTAGTTGCAAACGTGGCGTAACAGTTGGCCGTCCACGAATCGCCCAAGAAAAGTTGGATATTGCCATTCGGATGTATCAAAGTGGTGACTATTCAGTTAAAGAAATTTTAGCCACTAACCAAATTTCCTCAGGAACTTTTTACCGCGAAGTGAATCGGTTGAAACTAAAAAAGCTCAAGCGAAAAAACGAACAACCTCACTAA